A region of Candidatus Nomurabacteria bacterium DNA encodes the following proteins:
- a CDS encoding membrane protein insertase YidC, protein MFQFIGSLFNALVGRPVFNLLIIIIALLPGHNFGVAIIIFTIIVRLALYPLLKKQLHHAMAMRKLQPEIKRIKKESKGDKQKEYALMQELYKEREIKPLASIGILLAQLPILLALFYAISKITQNPETIVSNGYFWVEKLPYIQQLAAGTETLHTVFLGFIDLARPAVDNSVIYWPAMLLVVASVITQYIQSKQLMMTDKNARSLRQILKDSGSGKEVDQTEVQAATSKFTLYIIPFFLFVVAINLASALSLYWFVGALVAIVQQRRILQQDVTEMEASVDGKKVEAEVISKEPAVKVDKKTGVKTYVKQAAPETPKPKKSTKSTKRKAKSKKRR, encoded by the coding sequence ATGTTTCAATTCATTGGTAGCTTATTCAACGCACTTGTTGGAAGGCCAGTATTTAATCTATTAATTATTATTATAGCGCTACTGCCTGGCCACAACTTTGGTGTTGCTATTATTATCTTTACAATTATTGTACGGTTGGCGCTGTATCCGCTCCTTAAAAAGCAGCTACATCATGCTATGGCGATGCGCAAATTACAGCCAGAGATTAAACGAATTAAAAAAGAATCTAAGGGCGATAAGCAAAAAGAATACGCTCTGATGCAAGAGCTGTATAAAGAACGCGAAATTAAGCCGCTGGCGTCTATTGGTATTTTATTGGCCCAGCTACCCATACTGCTGGCATTGTTTTACGCAATTTCTAAAATTACACAAAATCCAGAAACAATTGTGAGTAACGGCTATTTTTGGGTAGAAAAACTCCCATATATTCAGCAGTTAGCAGCTGGTACAGAAACATTACACACTGTATTCTTGGGTTTTATAGACCTGGCGCGTCCGGCGGTAGATAATTCAGTTATTTACTGGCCAGCCATGCTACTTGTGGTAGCGAGTGTTATCACTCAGTATATTCAGAGCAAACAGCTTATGATGACAGACAAAAATGCTCGTTCGCTCCGCCAAATACTAAAAGATAGTGGCAGCGGTAAAGAGGTAGACCAAACAGAAGTTCAGGCAGCTACCAGTAAGTTTACCTTGTATATCATTCCGTTCTTTTTGTTTGTTGTGGCCATTAACTTAGCATCGGCGTTATCGTTGTATTGGTTTGTTGGCGCATTAGTGGCGATTGTTCAGCAACGCCGTATTTTGCAACAAGATGTAACCGAAATGGAAGCATCGGTAGATGGTAAAAAAGTAGAAGCAGAAGTAATATCTAAAGAACCAGCCGTTAAGGTAGATAAAAAAACCGGTGTTAAAACCTACGTTAAACAAGCAGCACCAGAAACTCCTAAACCAAAAAAATCTACCAAATCTACTAAGCGCAAAGCGAAGTCAAAAAAGAGGAGGTGA
- a CDS encoding KH domain-containing protein — MNDSIEEAIQYAKKYLEDLLSFFGLNTEVHATAEDDVIELSVPSTHMNGFLIGQRGDTMRALQYMVSMSLRSKQYAYTRVNVDIADYKKHRQDRIAETALEWINQVKETNEPLSLKPMNAADRRIVHKVAAEYSLETVSEGEGRDRHIIIRPPASTEEPSADPEALAD; from the coding sequence ATGAACGATTCAATAGAAGAAGCTATACAATATGCTAAAAAATATCTAGAAGATTTATTGTCTTTTTTTGGGTTAAATACAGAAGTCCATGCCACGGCAGAAGACGACGTTATAGAACTATCGGTCCCTAGTACCCACATGAACGGCTTTTTAATAGGCCAGCGGGGCGATACCATGCGTGCCTTGCAGTATATGGTAAGCATGTCGCTTAGGAGCAAGCAGTACGCTTACACACGCGTGAATGTGGATATTGCAGATTATAAAAAACATCGTCAAGACCGCATTGCAGAAACGGCTCTAGAATGGATTAACCAAGTAAAAGAAACCAACGAACCACTAAGCCTAAAGCCTATGAATGCGGCCGATAGACGCATTGTGCATAAAGTAGCCGCTGAATATTCGTTAGAAACGGTGTCAGAAGGCGAAGGCCGCGACAGACACATTATTATAAGGCCACCAGCTAGCACAGAAGAACCTAGTGCAGACCCAGAAGCACTTGCCGACTAG
- a CDS encoding glycosyltransferase family 4 protein, producing the protein MAKIVIDARELRTSTGRYVERLLHYLQKTDTANKYIVLLTPKDFDTWQPSAKNFSKLSCKYKEFTFGEQLGYARMLYKLKPDLVHFAMIQQPILYFGRSVSTFHDLTTVRYKNPNKPAWIYWAKLPAYWLVIQIAARKNKLLITPTEYVKKDVTQFTKISPDKIITTLEAADEFKEPAKALPALLGKSFIMYVGRPQPHKNLSRLIKAFSALKKKHPSLRLVLAGKKDPIHATYVDYAQQLGVAEDIIFTGFVTDGELRWLYQNCQAYIFPSLSEGFGLPGLEAMLHSAPVVSSNATCLPEVYGDAAEYFDPTNTLEMTKKIDLVISDSALRKKLTTKGYHHAKTFSWNRMATQSVAVYEEALGM; encoded by the coding sequence ATGGCAAAAATAGTAATAGATGCGCGTGAATTAAGAACCAGCACTGGCCGCTACGTAGAGCGTCTGCTGCATTATTTGCAAAAAACAGATACCGCCAATAAGTATATTGTGCTGCTAACACCAAAAGATTTTGATACGTGGCAACCAAGTGCCAAAAACTTTTCTAAGCTAAGTTGTAAATACAAAGAATTCACCTTTGGCGAACAATTGGGGTACGCCAGAATGTTATACAAGCTAAAGCCAGATTTAGTGCATTTTGCGATGATTCAACAACCAATATTGTATTTTGGTAGGTCAGTTAGCACGTTTCACGATTTAACAACCGTGCGCTATAAAAACCCCAATAAACCAGCTTGGATATATTGGGCAAAACTACCTGCTTACTGGTTGGTTATACAAATTGCCGCTCGTAAAAATAAATTACTTATAACGCCAACAGAATATGTAAAAAAAGACGTTACGCAGTTTACAAAAATTAGTCCTGATAAAATTATTACTACCCTAGAAGCAGCCGATGAATTTAAAGAACCTGCAAAAGCGCTACCCGCGTTACTTGGTAAATCTTTTATTATGTATGTTGGCCGGCCACAGCCCCACAAAAACCTCAGCCGGCTTATAAAAGCCTTTAGTGCATTAAAAAAGAAGCATCCCAGCTTACGGTTAGTGCTTGCTGGTAAAAAAGATCCTATACACGCTACGTATGTAGACTATGCCCAGCAGTTGGGTGTGGCAGAAGACATTATTTTTACCGGTTTTGTAACCGACGGCGAGCTACGCTGGTTGTACCAAAACTGCCAAGCGTACATCTTTCCTTCTTTAAGTGAAGGGTTTGGCTTACCAGGGTTAGAAGCGATGCTGCATAGTGCACCCGTTGTAAGCAGTAACGCAACCTGCTTACCAGAAGTATATGGTGATGCAGCAGAATATTTTGACCCAACCAATACACTAGAAATGACCAAAAAAATAGATTTAGTAATTAGCGATAGTGCCTTGCGTAAAAAACTTACTACCAAGGGCTATCACCACGCTAAAACATTTAGCTGGAACCGCATGGCTACGCAATCTGTAGCCGTGTACGAAGAAGCCCTGGGGATGTAG
- a CDS encoding phosphoheptose isomerase encodes MVADKKVQIKKLKSMIDEIGFRIVDTNFTKPWGAYFRLANSNAEAFIDMYFADIKDQFETFESLSPKYLIVQPGERLSWQYHYRRAEHWRVLEGIVGIKLSDDDTEPAETVELNEGELIQFSALKRHRLIGLNNWGVVAEIWQHTDIANPSDESDIVRVADDYNR; translated from the coding sequence ATGGTTGCAGATAAAAAAGTACAAATAAAGAAATTAAAATCAATGATTGATGAAATTGGTTTTAGAATTGTAGATACTAATTTTACCAAACCATGGGGTGCTTATTTTAGATTAGCCAATAGTAATGCGGAAGCTTTTATAGATATGTATTTTGCGGATATTAAAGATCAATTTGAAACATTTGAAAGTTTAAGCCCCAAATATTTAATTGTTCAACCAGGCGAACGTTTAAGCTGGCAATATCATTACCGTAGAGCCGAACATTGGCGAGTTTTAGAGGGTATTGTTGGGATTAAATTAAGCGACGACGATACTGAACCAGCAGAAACCGTTGAGCTTAATGAGGGCGAGTTAATTCAGTTCTCTGCGCTAAAAAGACATCGCTTAATTGGTCTTAATAATTGGGGTGTAGTTGCAGAAATATGGCAGCACACAGATATTGCCAATCCATCAGATGAATCTGATATTGTACGCGTAGCCGATGATTACAATCGTTAA
- a CDS encoding glycosyltransferase family 4 protein produces MKNTKNPKPSILLDTGPLLEVKKSGINLYTEYLAKHLSEEGYDIYGFYFNFAGRKKINIKSQYPYIKFIEIKHFPGIAIRPIARLFGIQFPIELFLNNKYDLHLYPNYVSYPSLKKTRQIVVTHDLCFIDHPEYLTEKNSEYLNKIMPKVIKRSDLVVCVSKFTETRVKDVYCSENTCVLTPPVVNHRFSEKKLPKGVVGKKVILFLGTAEVRKNLETLVEAMQYISNDYSLVISGNKGWKDERLRQKINEFASKGVDIVETGYVSASEKSALFENAHVYVYPSHYEGFGMQIIEAMQHRTPLALSNIAVFKEIAQDAAVYFNKDNPQDIAKKIVQLIDDDELRKNIVSKYPRLLEKFSWENSSKDFLNRINNLWSHT; encoded by the coding sequence ATGAAGAACACTAAAAACCCAAAACCGTCTATTCTATTAGATACTGGGCCTTTGCTTGAAGTAAAAAAATCTGGTATTAACCTTTACACAGAGTACCTAGCTAAGCATCTTTCTGAAGAAGGCTATGATATATACGGATTTTATTTTAATTTTGCTGGCAGAAAAAAAATAAATATCAAGTCACAGTATCCATACATAAAATTTATTGAAATAAAACACTTTCCTGGAATTGCCATAAGACCAATTGCCAGATTATTTGGAATACAGTTCCCAATAGAACTTTTTCTTAATAATAAATATGATTTACACCTTTATCCTAACTATGTATCTTATCCTTCTTTAAAGAAGACTAGACAAATAGTAGTTACTCATGATTTATGCTTTATTGACCATCCAGAGTATTTGACAGAGAAAAATTCGGAATATCTTAACAAAATTATGCCAAAGGTAATCAAAAGAAGCGACCTCGTTGTTTGTGTTTCTAAGTTCACGGAGACTCGGGTCAAAGATGTTTATTGTTCAGAAAATACCTGTGTACTTACTCCGCCCGTAGTCAATCATAGGTTTTCAGAAAAAAAACTACCCAAAGGTGTGGTCGGCAAAAAAGTCATTCTATTCTTGGGGACGGCAGAAGTGAGAAAAAATTTGGAAACTTTAGTAGAAGCTATGCAATACATATCAAATGATTACTCTCTTGTAATTAGTGGCAATAAAGGCTGGAAAGATGAACGCTTAAGGCAAAAAATTAATGAATTCGCCAGTAAAGGAGTAGATATAGTAGAAACCGGATATGTTTCGGCTTCTGAAAAAAGTGCTTTATTTGAAAATGCTCATGTTTATGTTTATCCCTCGCACTACGAAGGTTTTGGAATGCAAATTATTGAAGCTATGCAACACAGAACACCGCTAGCTCTTAGCAACATAGCTGTATTTAAAGAAATCGCTCAAGACGCGGCTGTATATTTTAATAAGGATAATCCCCAGGATATTGCAAAGAAAATAGTACAGTTAATAGATGATGATGAACTTCGCAAAAACATTGTCTCTAAGTACCCTCGCTTACTAGAAAAGTTTAGTTGGGAAAATAGTTCTAAGGATTTTTTGAATAGAATAAACAATTTATGGAGTCATACTTGA
- a CDS encoding ABC transporter permease, with protein sequence MQTISKIKSRYSYSWILLQELVRTEFKLKYQGSVLGYAWTLLRPLALFVVLYLVFVKFLRVGGDIPYFPIYLLLGIVLWNFFSDLTNGAIGSIVSRGDLIRKINFPKYIIVASTSISALINLGINLIIIFTFMVIFGSNPSVSAVVILPLSIGVIFLTGMGIGFILSALFVRLRDLNYIWEVIMQAGFYGTPILYPLQILPEYVQKILMLNPVAIGIQEARNTLITRDTITAYDLYGSFIGYLPLLITLTLVVFGALFFRSRSKGFAEEI encoded by the coding sequence ATGCAGACTATAAGTAAAATCAAAAGTAGATATAGCTATTCTTGGATCTTGCTACAAGAATTAGTCAGAACAGAATTCAAACTAAAATATCAAGGCAGTGTGCTTGGGTATGCGTGGACGTTACTTAGGCCCTTGGCCTTATTCGTTGTACTCTATCTTGTTTTTGTGAAGTTTTTGAGGGTAGGGGGCGATATACCATATTTTCCTATATACCTTTTACTTGGTATTGTTTTATGGAACTTTTTTTCTGATCTCACAAATGGGGCAATTGGTTCAATTGTATCCAGGGGTGATTTAATACGTAAAATCAACTTTCCAAAATATATAATCGTTGCCTCTACTTCAATATCTGCCCTTATTAATCTAGGCATAAATCTAATAATAATATTTACATTTATGGTAATATTCGGCTCTAACCCAAGCGTAAGTGCGGTTGTTATTTTACCTTTATCTATAGGTGTAATCTTCTTAACCGGTATGGGTATAGGGTTTATACTTTCTGCACTGTTTGTGCGCCTAAGGGACCTAAATTATATTTGGGAAGTAATAATGCAAGCAGGATTCTACGGTACGCCGATTCTGTATCCACTTCAGATATTGCCCGAATATGTTCAGAAAATATTAATGTTAAACCCGGTAGCCATCGGTATACAAGAGGCACGGAATACGTTAATAACTCGGGACACTATAACCGCATATGATCTTTATGGTAGCTTCATTGGCTATTTACCATTGCTAATAACATTAACGCTTGTGGTTTTTGGTGCGTTATTTTTCAGGAGTCGTTCTAAGGGCTTTGCGGAGGAGATATAA
- a CDS encoding ABC transporter ATP-binding protein produces the protein MKPKDYVVKVKNVSKHFILPHEKKTSVKSLFTSLFRHNGYSTKQKALKQIDFTVKRGEFFGIVGRNGSGKSTLLKIIAGIYQPTTGTVKVNGRLVTFIELGVGFNPELTGRENVYLNGSLLGFTRKEIDEIYDDIVEFAELEDFMDQNLKNYSSGMQVRLAFSVAIKAKGDILILDEVLAVGDEAFQRKCEEYFKEIKKDTTKTVILVTHNMGAVRKFCDRAMMIRNGKIAILGTPEDVANEYTQENFKSTRDIASDKDASDGLSDRVPYFKVLPVSKRILSNEDTLVFDIEYEVTDDTPVRVFFSIIEEMRAFTILANGTMPIKGRGKHRLTYKLPLKYFNDSDLYVNAVIDEVDSKKRIAFTNSSNSCRFAVRNKVSDNGLLRKDNDIHGNWIDCKEYCYNLKEIN, from the coding sequence GTGAAACCAAAAGATTATGTAGTTAAAGTCAAGAACGTGTCAAAGCATTTTATTCTTCCGCATGAGAAAAAAACGTCCGTTAAATCCTTGTTTACGTCACTCTTTAGACATAATGGTTATAGTACAAAGCAGAAAGCGCTTAAGCAAATAGATTTTACTGTAAAAAGGGGTGAGTTCTTTGGAATCGTAGGGCGCAATGGTAGCGGTAAGAGTACTTTACTAAAAATCATTGCTGGGATTTATCAACCAACGACTGGTACCGTAAAAGTTAATGGTAGATTAGTAACATTTATTGAACTTGGCGTGGGGTTCAACCCAGAGTTGACTGGTCGAGAAAATGTATATCTAAATGGTTCTTTACTAGGCTTTACTAGAAAAGAAATTGACGAGATATACGATGACATTGTTGAATTTGCAGAGCTAGAGGATTTCATGGACCAAAATTTAAAAAATTATTCATCCGGCATGCAGGTACGTTTAGCGTTTTCGGTCGCCATCAAAGCAAAGGGAGACATACTAATTCTTGATGAAGTGTTAGCCGTTGGTGATGAAGCCTTTCAGCGAAAATGTGAGGAGTACTTTAAAGAGATAAAAAAGGATACGACAAAAACAGTAATATTAGTAACTCACAATATGGGCGCCGTCAGAAAGTTTTGCGATAGGGCTATGATGATACGAAATGGCAAAATTGCTATTTTAGGCACTCCGGAGGACGTGGCCAATGAATACACCCAAGAAAATTTTAAGTCAACCAGAGATATTGCAAGTGATAAAGATGCTAGTGATGGCCTGAGTGATCGAGTACCATACTTTAAGGTATTGCCAGTTTCCAAAAGAATATTAAGCAATGAAGACACACTGGTATTTGATATAGAGTATGAAGTGACTGACGACACTCCTGTTCGTGTGTTCTTTTCTATTATTGAAGAAATGCGTGCGTTTACCATATTGGCGAATGGCACAATGCCAATTAAGGGTAGGGGAAAGCATCGGTTAACTTACAAGTTGCCGTTAAAGTATTTCAATGACTCAGACTTATATGTAAACGCAGTAATTGATGAGGTAGACTCAAAAAAACGCATTGCTTTCACTAATTCATCTAACTCATGCAGATTTGCAGTCAGAAACAAGGTTAGTGACAATGGTTTGCTCAGAAAAGATAACGATATACACGGTAATTGGATTGACTGTAAGGAATATTGTTATAACTTAAAAGAAATAAATTAA
- a CDS encoding FkbM family methyltransferase produces the protein MKTTPKRLIKAAAPHGSVVLYRNLKLKLDNNFKNRSETKVSKRKLMEMIKSAKKIETQIHPKIIVSLTSHGHRLESTAPLAIASLFNQTVLPDKIILWLAHDEKQTSSLIKLQKLGLEIKFTNDIKSYKKLIPALKEFPESTIITVDDDVLYPKDWLEKTMIEHAKQPNAIIFNRGREMLIKNGHVQPYTDWQLVTTDHNNHHLFLPTGIGGVLYPPSSLDSRVMKESLFKKLAPLADDLWFWAMAELKGTKRVLVKDGFSDTLSYELDNNNSERLSIVNVDRNSPNNNDTQLAKILRYFPDLYKKIGANQDQNIAKVIHNNIVTQFNITNQNDWIQRIQSTTGQFYEIGMLIDIEKRLKISENNVIIDAGAYIGNHSLFFATHCNASKVISFEPSSESYKSLQNNIELNDLDKKIQVYNFALGDKIDKAEIKVVDKDNKGATMVKMASKGDVKVVTLDGFLLKDLSKIDLIKVDVEGMEIPLLKGALKTIEKFTPLLYIEAFEQSRLNEVLKILSPLGYSIVDVFNATPTYLFMHKDKLAHT, from the coding sequence ATGAAAACAACCCCTAAAAGACTAATTAAAGCGGCAGCACCTCATGGATCAGTAGTTCTCTATAGGAATCTAAAGCTTAAACTAGACAATAATTTCAAAAATCGTTCAGAGACAAAAGTATCCAAAAGAAAACTTATGGAAATGATTAAATCTGCAAAAAAGATTGAAACACAAATTCATCCAAAAATTATTGTAAGCCTTACAAGTCACGGCCATCGATTAGAAAGTACTGCTCCACTAGCGATTGCATCGCTTTTTAACCAAACAGTATTGCCAGATAAAATCATACTTTGGCTTGCACATGATGAAAAACAAACATCTTCTTTAATTAAGCTACAGAAATTAGGACTAGAGATAAAATTCACAAATGATATAAAGTCTTATAAGAAGCTAATACCAGCATTAAAAGAGTTTCCAGAAAGCACTATAATCACCGTCGATGATGATGTTCTTTATCCAAAAGACTGGCTGGAAAAAACAATGATCGAACATGCCAAGCAACCGAATGCAATAATATTTAATAGAGGCAGAGAGATGCTAATAAAAAATGGACATGTTCAGCCGTATACAGATTGGCAATTAGTAACAACTGACCATAATAATCATCACTTATTTCTACCTACTGGAATAGGTGGAGTACTGTACCCACCAAGCTCACTTGACAGTAGAGTGATGAAAGAAAGTTTATTCAAGAAGCTAGCACCACTCGCAGACGACCTTTGGTTTTGGGCTATGGCTGAATTAAAGGGTACAAAAAGAGTTTTGGTAAAAGATGGTTTTAGTGACACATTATCTTATGAGCTTGATAATAACAATAGTGAAAGATTATCTATAGTAAATGTTGATCGAAATAGCCCTAATAATAATGACACTCAATTAGCTAAAATATTAAGGTATTTCCCTGACTTATATAAAAAAATTGGCGCGAACCAAGATCAAAATATCGCTAAAGTTATACACAATAATATAGTTACCCAATTTAACATAACAAACCAAAATGATTGGATTCAAAGAATACAGAGTACTACGGGACAGTTTTATGAAATTGGGATGCTCATAGACATAGAGAAAAGACTTAAAATATCAGAAAATAATGTCATAATAGATGCCGGTGCATATATAGGAAATCATTCTTTGTTTTTTGCGACTCATTGCAATGCGAGTAAAGTGATATCATTTGAGCCATCTAGCGAGTCATATAAGTCATTACAAAATAATATTGAGTTAAATGATTTGGATAAAAAGATACAAGTTTACAATTTTGCGTTAGGTGATAAGATCGATAAAGCCGAAATAAAAGTTGTCGATAAAGATAATAAAGGTGCAACAATGGTTAAAATGGCGAGCAAGGGGGACGTAAAGGTTGTTACGCTTGATGGTTTTCTACTCAAAGACCTGTCCAAAATTGATTTAATTAAAGTTGATGTAGAAGGTATGGAGATACCTCTGCTAAAAGGCGCACTCAAAACAATAGAAAAATTCACACCATTATTATATATTGAGGCGTTCGAACAGAGTCGTTTAAATGAAGTATTAAAAATATTATCACCGCTTGGATATAGTATTGTTGATGTCTTTAATGCAACACCAACTTACCTATTCATGCATAAAGACAAGCTAGCGCATACTTGA
- a CDS encoding glycosyltransferase family 8 protein, whose product MASDNNGVEMLAVTLYSTIKNNIKDNINIFIIHTDISATNQKEVCKLESIRKNINIKFYKIDNSFFSDVELTNQTVSMPAYYRYFAPDILKNEDRVLYMDFDMLCIDSLSHLYNIDMQDNYIAAVEDYYVSSTGDYPGFKAGIRFNSTDVYYNSGLLLMDLNKLRTSGIMDVFWRNIRNKTKIIPKKYNIFADQTITNITFKNKILQLDYRYNAVVSVFKYRHLDNPAIIHFSGRDKPFTCYDDFSAKYSDIYYDYYVECMSVLGRDASKLLKNAMRKLGLETNNAVDNLKISQKLAKDKSNHVQELLKQLEEEKKIKEEKIKELEDHIYIMENSKSWKITKPIRNIKELKTKIKK is encoded by the coding sequence ATGGCATCTGATAATAATGGCGTTGAAATGCTAGCGGTTACTCTTTACTCAACAATTAAGAATAACATTAAAGATAATATTAATATTTTTATAATCCATACTGACATTTCCGCTACTAACCAAAAAGAAGTTTGTAAGTTAGAATCAATAAGAAAAAATATTAATATTAAATTCTACAAAATAGATAATAGCTTCTTTAGTGATGTTGAACTTACCAATCAAACTGTTAGTATGCCAGCTTATTATAGGTATTTTGCTCCTGATATATTAAAAAATGAAGATAGGGTACTATATATGGATTTTGATATGCTATGTATCGATAGTCTATCTCATCTCTATAACATTGATATGCAAGATAATTACATTGCTGCCGTTGAAGATTATTACGTTTCTAGCACGGGTGATTACCCAGGTTTTAAGGCAGGAATAAGATTTAATAGCACGGATGTATATTATAATTCTGGATTGTTATTGATGGATTTAAATAAATTAAGAACTAGCGGTATCATGGATGTGTTTTGGAGAAACATCAGAAATAAGACCAAAATTATACCAAAAAAATATAATATATTTGCAGATCAAACCATAACAAACATTACTTTTAAAAATAAAATTTTACAATTAGATTATAGATACAATGCGGTAGTTTCAGTATTTAAGTATCGACATTTAGACAACCCAGCAATTATTCATTTTTCTGGTAGGGATAAGCCTTTTACTTGTTATGATGATTTTTCGGCAAAATACAGTGATATATATTATGACTATTACGTAGAATGTATGTCAGTTTTGGGTAGGGATGCTTCTAAATTACTAAAAAATGCTATGAGGAAATTAGGACTAGAAACGAATAATGCAGTTGATAATTTAAAGATCTCTCAAAAACTTGCAAAAGATAAGAGTAACCACGTACAGGAACTTTTAAAGCAATTAGAAGAAGAAAAAAAAATAAAAGAAGAAAAAATAAAAGAATTAGAAGATCATATATACATTATGGAAAATTCAAAATCATGGAAGATAACAAAACCAATAAGAAATATTAAAGAACTCAAAACAAAGATCAAGAAGTAA